The sequence acttttgtttgctaacaagtttagaattaactaaactatgttctagtgattacaagtttaaaccttcgaataagatagctttatatgtatgaatcgaatgatgttatgaacatcattactacctcaagttccttagataaacctactggaaatgagaaaaatagatctagcttcaaaggattcttggatggcttgaaagttcttgaagcagaatcatgacacgaaaacaatttcaagtaagatttccactcgaaataagattgttatagttatagaaattgaattaaagtttgaatatgattattaccttttattagaaagataacctactttaagtaacaaaggtttcttgatcttatatgattacttggaatggatttagaaaacttggaagtaaacttgcaatcttggaagtattcttgattttatgaaactagaacttttggaatttatgaagaacacttagaacttgaagatagaacttgagagagatcaattagatgaataaaattgaagaatgaaagtgtttgtaggtgtttttggtcgttggtgtatgaattagatataaaggatatgtaattttgttttcatgtaaataagtcatgaatgattactcatatttttgtaattttatgagatattttatgctagttgccaaatgatggttctcacatgtgttaggtaactcacatgggctgctaagagctgatcattggagtgtatataccaatagtacatacatctaaaagctgtgtattgtacgagtacgaatacgggtgcatacgagtagaattgttgatgaaactgaacgaggatgtaattgtaagcatttttgttaagtagaagtattttgataagtgtcttgaagtctttcaaaagtgtatgaatacatattaaaacactacatgtatatacattttaactgagtcgttaagtcatcgttagtcgttacatgtaaatgttgttttgaaacctttaggttaacgatcttgttgaatgttgttaacccattgtttattataacaaatgagatgttaaattgttatatcatcatgatattatgatatataatatatcttagtatgatatatatacagttaaatgtcgttacaacgataattgttacatatatgtctcgtttcgaaatcattaagttagtagtcttatttttacatatgtatttcattgttaatacacttaataatatatttacttatcatttaacataattaaccaagtgtataaatatcttaatatgattcatttgtacctagtaagacgttgttataacgataatcgttatatatatcgttttcgagtttcttaaattaatagtctcatttttaagtatataactcattgttaaaatacctactgagatacatacttataataaaatcatgttaactatatatataaccatatatatgtcatcgtatagtttttataagttttaacgttcgtgaatcaccggtcaacttgggtggtcaattgtctatatgaaacctatttcaattaatcaagtgttaacaagtttgattgcttaacatgttggaaacacttaatcatgtaaataacaatttcatttaatatatatataaacatggaaaagttcgggtcactacagcagctACCACCAAATTCGTGATTCGGTAAGATACATACTTGTTCATTGCATGTTTCTTCTGAAACTTATACACGATTCGATGAGTAATGTCAcccatataaataaaaataataataaaaagaaaattaaaaatagATACTAAGCAGCTGAACGTTTTAACCCTCTTCAATTAGTATATTAGTTTTCTCATGAAATGCATTGTAGCCAAATTATAAAGAGAACCTAGAAAGTACCTtttatgttcgtttggatcttaaaAAAAATGAATAAATCAAATAAGTAGTGCCATAGAAGAACACCATATGTAGCAAACATTACAACTATTAAATAGTTACTTCTACCTACTACAATTGATAATATATCACCCATATAAGCAAATAGAATTTGAAGAAGGAGCAAAGCAACAAATCATACATGTAAATTATGAGCGATTGAAAATTCTGACCTGCTTATCCATAGAAGGGCAAACCGACCGGAGCTTATCAATGATTGACAGAGACGGCGATGAACTATCGGTAATCGATTAAATCCACTAATCGTTGATTAAAAAACGTACTGTTATATGTACAGATGATGATCTTGAACCGATTGTATTAGAGAGTATTAGATAATTGTCGATGATTTGggagatgaaattagggttttcttTTTTCTGAGTGTCGTGAATGATGCAACCTTCGTAACCCCTTCTTTGTTAAATTATACCCGTGTTTTTTTCCTTCTTCTTGATTTAGGGTATTTTAGGTACACTATcaaaagttttttttatttattacctAATAATAAAAAAGGATGAGTATGGACCATTGGATTAAGGGGTAGATTAATGTCATTTGTTGATCTAAGGGTTTTAAAGTGAGTTTTGGAAAGATTTATTAGCTAATAAaaactctcttttaatgtatagtaGGATAAGATAGGATGCACCAATACAACAATGAACTAAATAGACCAATACAAACTAATACAACATCACACACTCGCTGTACAACAATTAGGAATGACAATAAATCAGATATTAATCGGTTGATATTATATCCACATCTATATTCATTTAATTTTTTAATCAATATCCATATCCATTTTATTTCAACCATCCATCAATTTCATATCCGTcaaattaagcgggttaatggatggttatatatatatatatatatatatatatatatatatatatatatatatatatatatatatatatatatatatatatatatatatatatatatatataaatttctaaaATTTGTACAATTGTAAGTGGTATCTTACTTTGTACAATCAAAAAGTGATGGTCATTAATCATTTAACAAAAGAAAGTCATATTTTTACTAATTTGTACAACTAAAAGTCAATAATAGatttattaaattaaatttaaaagcgttgattgtatatttattaatattttttaGTTGCGTATAATTATATTGAAACCTTAAAAGTAAGATAAACATATACTCCGTATctaacataattaatatataagttTTTAATAGACAAGCAACATATAACTGATGTCAATTCTATTaaatatttatacttatatatttaattaGGAAAATGTTAATGACAACCTTAAATGTTATCATTAAAAAGTTTTTAAtgcaataatagtagtacatttgtAAGTTAAATGATAGTTTTTTATGAAAGTAGTAGTTATTTAAAATGTACAATCAAAATATACATGTACAAATTTCTTTATGACAAACCATCATTAGCATCTtccatttaattataattatttcgAAAAAAAAGTTCATTCGTAGTTtacaaatttttacatatatctgatCCACTAATATCACCATCCATGTCGATATCAATTGAATCCGGTGTTAGGTCATCCATATCAACTTTTGGTAGATCGGATCGGGCGGATATCCATCGAATTGGATATCTATTTCTATCTCTAACCAATTGAAATACACTAACACGTAACACGCTCGAATAGAAACCCCAATTCCCGTCTTAACCAAAACCAAACAAATGAAGTATGTTTGTTTTGCTAGTTTATAATCTCGATAAATTATTGGTTGTATATATCGATCTTTAAATTCGTTTAATGTAAATTATGTTTTTCTAAGAAAAAAATTAGAGAAAAATACTTTTTATGAAGTATAACTAGGTTTGTGGTCCGCGACCGAATTTGTAAATCGTTTTTCTTAGTCGTTTTACATGTCATTTTATCGAATACATACCACAAATGGTTATACCAATTAACTattacataaacataacttacactATTTCATAAACAACTTACATCATTTCATTAGGGCAATGAGATTAACAAAATTTGGACTAACAGAAGATGATTACGGTGCCCTAACTTACaaactgaaaataataataaaatcgaTCTAGTTATAACCAAAATGATCTTTCTAAATAGTTAACTCAAAGGACCAAAAGCATGACATGCATTCTTGTATCGGCAGGTATAATTCAAAGACGTGTCAGTTTGGAAGATAGGGTTTATGTCGAGTCAAAGGGCAATGCGTTGCTAGGTCAGTGAATTGATGGCGGTTTGTTTTCCATAAGTCTCGCAACATAGCGAAAACCTTTCTTCTAACTGCAACTACTAAATCTAAGCTTCTTGCTGAAAATATTTGATTTAGCATTTCCAATCCGATATTCTTTGCCTCATTTTGGTTAGAGGCAAACATGATTAAGCCATAGACATAAACTGAATCTAAAATTTTATGGTTAGTATCTTCCTTTATTTTTTGAAGCCCTAACTGGATGTCTTTAGCGTCAAAGTAGAGATGTAAACCTAACTGAAAAATGGCTTGAGGATTACCCGAAACAAGACAACGATTGTAAAATGAGACCATGGTATTTCCCCAAGGAACCGCCGAGTAATTATCTAAGGATATCCTTTTAACAACCAAAGGATCCTTAAAGAACATCAAGAATGATTTGCAGGCGGTTTTTGCCGAGAATAGTTGAACGCATGATGAACTACCAACTCTTGACAATATCTCAATAATCATTTCTTGTGGAAGATGTTCGAGAATATTCATTTCATCAACATCCATTTTCAGTATATTTGTTTTTTGAGTTTGAAGATTTTTTGTAACTTCTTAGGTGGTTGGTGTGTTCTTGGGATttgtttttttaaattttgtttataTAGTTGATTAATTAAGATGAATGGTCATACTCGATGAATCTTCATGAATGGTTACATTTTTTGGTGAACAGGTGCCATGAATGGTTACAAATGGTTACACCATTTAATGTAAAATTTATACCATTTTGATCATGAATTTACATTGTTAATTAactaatatatacgtatatattatcCATTCTTAAACTGGATAATTAGCCCAATATATGCATGTCCAACTATCTTGATAATTTACATTGTTAATTAACTAATTTATACCATTTTGATCAAGGATAAACTGTCTAACTGCATGTTCAGACATGTTAGATATATTGTTACAGGCATTACATTTGTTAAGTAAATtgttttacaaaatatatattgtTCTTAAATGAAGATCCAAATTAAGCTGATATCGgtccatttatatatgttttatttcgCGATATATCCCTCACTTTTTCAGTTTTGACtatcttggagcctattttgtgtgATATTGAGCTAAATAGTAAtctaaggagttgatttggtgtatAATTGACCAAATCTTGGGTAAAATTGGCTAAGAAAATGAAAAGTGCAGAATCAGCtctaaaagcgccgctcctcaatcAAGAGCGCCGCTCCTCAGGAGAAAAAATGCCGCAACATCTGCAAAAGCGACGTTCTTGGGCACATTTCAGCACCATTCTTCATCAGTGAGCAAAAGCGCCGTTCCTATAGCAAAAGTGCCGCTCTTATtcagccaaaagcgtcgctcctctaACAGAAGCGTCGTCCCTGATTTGAGCTAAAAGCGTCGTTCtacatcaaaagcgccgctcctcattaaatccaaaagcgccgctcctgaaccTAAAGCGGTGCTCCTGTCACtttttcagcccagattttcagcactataaaaggaacgagattaggtcatttttcatatgcatctttagAGAGCAGCTTCTTAGGGTCCGAATTTTATATACAAAACCCCAATTTCATAATCCGTTGGTGTTTAAGGAAGGATTCAAGGAAGCTTGCTCAAGATTCGTCATTGTTTAgtttagatcttcatcttctttacattttgggttgtaatcttaacTTTACTTTACATACTTTGCATCATTTACTTGTAATAGTttgaagatgatgattgtttacatttctatgcttatgattagtttaattttagctatgattggctaaatctcttgtgtttgcttatatatgaatctctaatgctagtgtttgccccaaattaattgaatattgttgtttgaatgaatcaCATGATAGAGTTTTGCTGAGttggctaaagatccattgctatgagtttgttttaggcttgactttgattacatatgttgagtagctctcttagtgatttgagaagtgaatcaatatgtACTTCAACACCTTAGGTTATCTAGAtaactagcttaggaattgcaagtgattgtgttctgtatcttggttggttttcaattggcctttagtcaacatagtagtgccgattatcttaagtgatttcgatagttgagggttttaagtgatttcaacccaagctcaatctcaatgaccaaatcatgcttaactcgatcttagaatacaatgcttatgtgaattcgcagagtgtcatttgatttgaggtttagtagtgatgctaaacatttaataattCAACAACTAAAGAGATAATAAAATgggcaaaacggggcaagccaagcatagagaggatttgataagtgaacacgtcttagttaatttgattGAAGTCTTAATACTTTGCTACTTGTTTCTTGCTACTTGTTTACTTGTTAAGTTatgtttgtttaattgtgcaagttttagttgttagtcaaTATCAATCGAAACCCCCAATCAAACAACCTCTAGGataattgatagtttcaaatatccgacttagaccgctctcttgggacgaatttgataagaatacttacattgaagtgctataattACCCGAttttaagtgctcgttagttgtgtctGCTTATTTGttagtgtttgaatcatatataaatttagagggtaaaagttaTGATTGCGCATGAACATTATAAGCTTTTGTGGATCTTTTGATCTTCTTGACATTGAAATTTTGCTGGTCTTGATTGTATGTGACAATGCATTTATCTCCATCATTCAAGCTGTATTTTTGTTGCAATTGACTCCACCCTGCAGAAATAGCATACTTTCTCTTCTTCTTACTTCCTTCAACTTGAGCTTCCATCCAGATTTATCACATTTACAGTCGACCCACTTGACACGACAGGTAGTGAATTCATTTCTTTAGGAATACGATGTGTTGTAAAAAAGAAGTAATATTTAAACGGATAACCTTTGTAAGAAACAACAACCACAAAATATATAGATGTAATTTGACATAAGCAAAAAATTAATGTGAGTAGTAATATAGCTTTAGTAGTTATTTACCAAACATTTTGCCTTTTTGATCGAAATTGTGAATTGAAGAGGCTGATTGGTTGTTGGACTGGCATTAACTGGAACATTTTGTGATGCATCCTGTGCTTGATCTGGAACACTATTGATCATTGGCCGCATTATTTGTTGATGGTAGTTATCGACATTGGTTTTTAGATGAGCACCAATATAATTATGGTACTGATCGTGGATAGATGATGTCGTGCTCCTTTCGACACAGTTTGGGCAGTAAACGGATACATCTAAAGTGTTAACATCAATTCTCTTGAAAATCATCAAATCTAGGGGATATACTTTAAGTTGTTGCAGAATATCAGACCAACAAAAACTGAAAGAGACTTTGTTGCCATTAGTTGTAAGGCTAACCCTACAGCAAAAACTGTGAACAGTTGTTATCCAAATAACATGTTGTGGTGGATATTTTGTTGATTGGTTTAGAATCCATTTATGTGGAAGCCTCTGCAATTAACATACGTAAtgaattaaataaatatttaattatttaatttctatatatttaaaaacaataCATAGATATAAATGTCCAAAGATATAAATAGATTATTATAAAAAGATAGACAAAGATAAAATTATGAAGTACCATTTATTTGCAATCTTCGTCCAATAAGCATTGGATATACATAGGATCTTGATCGGCATGAACATCTTTTTGGCAATCATCATTTCCACCAAACATGATAACCTCAAAAGTGTGAGGATCAATTACTGTGAAACACAGTATGTCATTTGTTTCCAACTTTAATCCTGATAAAAATCTGGACCATCCTGGACCAAAGCAAAGTTGATCACCAACCCATTCAATTCCAACATAAGCACATAATCCATTTGGTGTGCGAATCCAAATTGGGCCTTTAAGAACAAAGTTTGTGTACTGAGATTTAACCTATTAGTCTACAAAGGCCTGTAAAGAAATATAGTTCTTTAATAAACAATATAACAGAACATGAATTGATGATAGTATTGAATCTGTTATGAATTGaaatataatatattacattcgTACCTGAGTATTGGCTTCTTTTGACTCTACTATGGTAATAAAAGAAGGCTTACGAACCAATGAAGGAACAATAGTGTTTGAATTCCTGTTTAAGATTATGGTTTTATAATTATTGCAGAAGTAGCAGTGACATTTAAATGTATGTGACAGTTATCATATGATGCTTCATCATCCTATAGATTAAGCCTTGAGTATATAGAATGTTTAGAATTGAACATAAAATTAACTAATTATTGTAAATAAAAAGAATAACAGAAACTTATATATTCGATATTAGCGATTTGCAAGAAGAAGTTGTTACGAAGAATCTGAACATGTGTAATAGAATGTCAGTATATACAACAGAAACTTGATTGAAGTTGCAACTAAAAGATATCAATTTCATATTTTTGGTATTCTAATTGATTTACTTATTTTACACAAAATCATATGGTATTTATGGTACATATTTTTCTGAACAAAATTGGTATTCAATACATATACTACATGAAATGAATACAAAAGTTGACATAATATAATACACCACATGGAACAAATAGCAAAGTTGGCATAATTTAATACACATTAATTTTTGTATGTACACTAAGATGGGAGATATGTTTCTTTGCCATCAATGTATAATACTTCAGATTGCAAGTTTGAAACTATAAATTAACTATTGCTATTTCAAATAGAAAATGAATTTACTGAAAACAACAATCAATATTAGCAGCAATAATACAACAATCAATAAGTTATAAAAAAGCCCTAATTATCTGTTGATGCAAATTTTTAATCAAATGAAATTTTGTGTACAAAAATTAGTTCAATAAATAAGGGATATGATTGCATAGCACCAAACATTATTGCATGTAATAGGGTGAAATATTAGATTAGGGTGAAATATTAGATTGTTTATGTTTAAGAAGAATGCCAATACAGATCTGTTATGAATGTTTGAGAAGTTTCAAGTATACTACAATGTTTTGCATAGAGCAATTAACGAATAATTTGGGGAACATGAGTAAAATGGaagttaaaaaaaacaaaaaacttaCTTGTTGTTCGTGGAAGAAAAGAAGACAAAAAAAGCGATCGGTGGTTTCAAATGTGCACGAATGGGTAAGAAGAAGGTTggtgggaaatgaaatgacaggttGTAATTGTAGTTTGGGCTATTTTTTGGGCTGTTTGTTTTATAACCTCAGTCCAATTAAAACTTATTTCTTGAGCTATTTTAATCTTTAGCAATACAAAAAGATTTAGATACACAGTTATTCAATAATGTTAGCAAAAAATGTTTGATGAATGAAAGTAACAAAGCATAATAAAGTTTGTTAATTTTGATACTTACAAACTGATCATTAAAGTATAAATAAGTTTGATGAATGAAGAGGTATGAATGAAAGTAACAAAACGTAATGAAATTAGCTATTCGATACTTACAAACTTATCATTAAAGTATAAATGATTTAGAAGCAGCAAAAAAGTAGAAATGTAGAAAATAAAGATTATATTGTTTCTAATAACAACGACACATATTACGTTACTTATATACAGAAGATGTTCAACATCGATCACAATAATTAGTTCAAAAAATACTTATCTAAAACAAAAGAACTTAAGTATGAGCTTATATTTGTTCAAAGTGATCACTATCCAGGTCATAAATAAAACTGCAGTCGTCACCTTTGTTCAGATCATGAGTTTTCAGATAAGTCACCCATCCTCCTGACGCAGCCAATTTCTTGTTTCCTTTTTATTTTCATTGATAAGCTTCCAGGTCCAACTAACTCCGAACATGTCAATGCATCGGATTTTCTTTCCATGTTTCAGCTGTGGAATTGTATTCAACTCTCTTGGAAGGCGTTggataaaaaaaatagaaagtatTAATTTAAAGTAAAGGAAGATATCCGAAACATAAGCGGCATCCAAGATATATGTTGACTATTACACTaacttacatgtaatatatatggtAAACAACACTTATGTTTAACGAACAAATAGATCATTAATTATTTATCATATTTTTTTCAAATATAATTGAAATATACTAAAGACATACATTAGATATATAtcacttattacatatattatcaTCAATGAAATGCAAAATGTCAATTTAAAGAAAAGAAACGTAATTTAAGTATACCCAAATATTTGCTTTAGGGATCGTAAAATCCACATACACCAATGGACCCTGGACGGTAACATAACAGTGTCTTTCTTTGCTCTCCACTGTAGGATTGTCTTGATCGTTTGCGTCTGAAAGTTCATCCACATAAATTGATTGAAACTGTGTACCAAGTAAATTTACAGCGGTTTCGGTAGACATTTTTCATGTGTATTATGTTAGATAGAGCTGCAATTAAGGTATACAAATCATAAAACATAATTATACAAAAAAAATCACTAATATCAAACATTACTAACaggaaaattaaaattatatttttagcaGCAAATATAATTACCAAAATTTGAGCCAC comes from Rutidosis leptorrhynchoides isolate AG116_Rl617_1_P2 chromosome 4, CSIRO_AGI_Rlap_v1, whole genome shotgun sequence and encodes:
- the LOC139843072 gene encoding putative F-box protein At1g67623, whose translation is MDVDEMNILEHLPQEMIIEILSRVGSSSCVQLFSAKTACKSFLMFFKDPLVVKRISLDNYSAVPWGNTMVSFYNRCLVSGNPQAIFQLGLHLYFDAKDIQLGLQKIKEDTNHKILDSVYVYGLIMFASNQNEAKNIGLEMLNQIFSARSLDLVVAVRRKVFAMLRDLWKTNRHQFTDLATHCPLTRHKPYLPN